In Pirellulaceae bacterium, one DNA window encodes the following:
- a CDS encoding DUF1295 domain-containing protein, which translates to MITIVCMNLFVLLMLSATLWVVSIIRRDSSIVDPCWGIGFVIVAWVTFWQSSASVDRSQLLLLLVSLWGLRLSGYLTWRNRGKGEDYRYVAMRDYHGDRFWIVSLLKVFWLQAVILWFVSLPVQFVIGQAADKPLSGLDLTGVGIWLLGMIFETAGDFQLASFKSKPENSGKVMDRGLWRFTRHPNYFGDFCVWWGFYFVALSAGAGWTIASPAFMSFLLLRVSGVRLLEQTIADRRPDYREYIKRTNAFFPGPRRRES; encoded by the coding sequence GTGATCACAATCGTCTGTATGAATCTGTTCGTCCTGCTGATGCTCTCGGCAACCTTATGGGTCGTCAGCATCATCCGACGTGATTCGAGCATTGTCGACCCCTGCTGGGGGATCGGGTTCGTGATTGTGGCCTGGGTCACCTTCTGGCAATCGTCGGCCAGCGTCGATCGAAGCCAACTCCTACTGCTGCTTGTGTCGCTCTGGGGATTGCGACTTTCGGGCTATCTCACTTGGCGGAATCGCGGTAAGGGAGAGGATTACCGCTACGTGGCCATGAGAGATTACCACGGAGATCGCTTTTGGATCGTCAGTTTGTTGAAGGTGTTCTGGCTGCAAGCCGTCATCTTGTGGTTTGTCTCACTGCCCGTTCAATTCGTGATCGGTCAAGCGGCCGACAAGCCACTGAGTGGGTTGGATTTGACGGGGGTGGGCATTTGGCTACTCGGCATGATTTTCGAGACGGCCGGCGACTTTCAGCTGGCGAGTTTCAAGTCAAAACCAGAGAATTCTGGCAAAGTCATGGATCGAGGACTGTGGCGATTCACCCGACATCCCAATTACTTTGGAGATTTTTGCGTCTGGTGGGGATTTTATTTCGTCGCCTTGTCCGCCGGTGCGGGCTGGACGATCGCCAGCCCGGCCTTCATGAGTTTCTTGCTGCTACGCGTATCGGGAGTTCGCTTGCTCGAGCAGACGATTGCAGATCGTCGTCCGGACTATCGGGAATATATCAAGCGAACCAACGCATTCTTTCCAGGTCCGCGGCGGAGAGAAAGCTGA